A part of Capsicum annuum cultivar UCD-10X-F1 chromosome 6, UCD10Xv1.1, whole genome shotgun sequence genomic DNA contains:
- the LOC124899425 gene encoding uncharacterized protein LOC124899425, giving the protein MGPLPTAFKETDRKKKSDDTREEWDEPHAKDAYEGFQESIEDWHQTQPASEDSTMVQPSPADMTRIWIIVVVSAKKGKTYGFGVNQSSSSSSPMLPDSTSILQNMEEIEALRKKLKS; this is encoded by the exons ATGGGACCTCTTCCTACGGCCTTCAAAGAGACAGATAGGAAGAAAAAGTCGGATGATACAAGAGAAGAGTGGGACGAACCACATGCTAAGgatgcatat GAGGGATTTCAAGAAAGCATTGAAGATTGGCATCAAACTCAACCTGCTTCAGAGGATAgtaccatggtccaaccatcGCCTGCTGACATGACTAGAATATGGATAATTGTGGTAGTTAGTGCTAAGAAGGGTAAAACCTATGGATTTGGAGTTAACCAATCCTCGAGTAGTTCTTCCCCAATGTTGCCCGACTCCACTTCTATTTtgcaaaatatggaagaaatagaagcgttgagaaaaaaattgaagagttGA